The following coding sequences lie in one Miscanthus floridulus cultivar M001 chromosome 9, ASM1932011v1, whole genome shotgun sequence genomic window:
- the LOC136481813 gene encoding large ribosomal subunit protein eL20-like yields MVAHRFHQYQVVGRALPTPADEHPKIYRMKLWATNEVRSKSKFWYFLRKLKKVKKSNGQVLAINEIFERNPTTIKNYGIWLRYQSRTGYHNMYKEYRDTTLNGAVEQMYNEMASRHRVRSPCIQIIKTATVDFKLCKRDNTKQFHNSKIKFPLVYRKVRPPTRKLKTTFKASRPNLFM; encoded by the exons ATGGTCGCCCACAGG TTCCATCAGTACCAGGTTGTGGGTCGCGCGCTGCCAACCCCCGCTGATGAGCACCCCAAGATCTACCGCATGAAGCTCTGGGCTACCAACGAGGTCCGCTCCAAATCCAAGTTCTG GTACTTTTTGAGGAAGCTCAAGAAGGTTAAGAAGAGCAACGGTCAGGTTCTCGCTATCAACGAG ATCTTTGAGCGTAACCCTACCACAATCAAGAACTATGGCATCTGGCTGCGTTACCAGAGCAGGACTGGGTACCACAACATGTACAAGGAGTACCGTGATACCACCCTGAATGGTGCCGTGGAGCAGATGTACAATGAGATGGCTTCCCGTCACCGCGTGAGGTCACCCTGCATCCAGATCATTAAGACGGCAACAGTTGACTTCAAGCTCTGCAAGAGGGACAACACCAAGCAGTTCCACAATTCGAAGATTAAGTTTCCTTTGGTTTACCGCAAAGTCAGGCCTCCAACCAGGAAGCTGAAGACCACCTTCAAGGCTTCAAGGCCCAACCTGTTCATGTGA